The following coding sequences lie in one Spinacia oleracea cultivar Varoflay chromosome 1, BTI_SOV_V1, whole genome shotgun sequence genomic window:
- the LOC110786857 gene encoding histone acetyltransferase HAC1 isoform X3 yields MPNLVIVESLTLVCSMILRHPLRVIVTNIRILPKPVLGSLQLKQQLSCLESHSDGRFGENESLGSLPVQNRNLYALPGTTSTSSNTQQLPAVLLVNYIIYNLSRGRLKVPLLEFLHSRNCEGGICKCEEHKWFLSHYDDCGSANCNICGPAVKECSARGINIVQPGLRKQRIGVDRLTHSNDCGKRVCVNTSEDLMNPAKSRKLDSSPRSDSPCDVSVLTEEPFSPSGPLNFAQPSVSQMMATIANPGANVEITTSHTNDALRISEVDNSHLDDVLGSGDATLPSEGVSAVVQQKDERVSSHIYDAARLSQEGNGTLKDTWRSNSDDVTKFSDDPSADDFCQKKIEPAVNELKVEVPDSRCELPSDYVPTFCDDKSIAPNVDFTPGRDPEEIQPRINQEGFPPIPGSWTGMKSEKQKVDGISLIDFFTPEEIKQHISGLRQKDDQGIIKELVGNGASCSVSENFCQLCALPQLAFSPMPLYCSSCAGRIKKNATYYSTNDKTCDPFFFCTTCYNKCHREFTFYGLSFSKPNLETLKNDSLTVESWVQCDRCEGWQHQICALFNDKKDLGGKSEYLCPRCYLEDLEFGVHMSLPRSSSLDASNLPQTLLSDHLEQRLFESLKEERKNRAKAAGKNPEEVPHPADLAVRVVSSVNKRVKVKQQFLDIFPEKSYPAEFPYRSKVILLFQRIEGVDVCLFAMYVQEFGSSCSQPNQRCVYISYLDSVKYFRPDTKTVKGEALRTFVYHEILVGYLDYCKKRGFVTCYIWACPPVKGEDYILYCHPETQKTPRPDKLRQWYQSMLKKATEEKIVVNFSNLYEKFIAPTEEYNTKVTAARLPYFDGDYWSTVVEGMIKKIDKKSRGNPQEQLKGFTKRRLKAMGHTNPSADDAKDILLMQELEQSISSAKEDFIIVYLQFVCTHCHEIISGIRWFCNQCKNFQLCGRCHDVAKQSGPADTHMSSAGQRHALSQEVVNDVPVDTEDNDAIMDNCFLENRHALLSFCQGNHYQFDSLRRAKHSSMMILYHLHHPNGSNAGTSCGLCLKDIISADPRWMCEICPEFNVCSSCYEKRGAFCHNHTLMHHPSTAIRKTEVKMEELVKQLLDVLLHASRCQTTTNHPCSYPNCVILRRLFSHAHACSIRVAGGCRHCKKTWFILLMHSRKCKDSSCGIPRCMELKNHARRIELESASRCLPSVSVIN; encoded by the exons ATGCCGAATCTGGTGATAGTGGAATCACTTACTCTGGTTTGCAGTATGATTCTGAGGCATCCTTTGAGAGTCATCGTTACAAATATCAGGATTCTACCAAAG CCAGTTCTGGGATCCCTGCAGCTTAAACAACAGCTCTCATGTTTAGAATCTCATAGCGATGGACGCTTTGGGGAGAACGAATCATTAGGAAGTTTACCAGTGCAAAATAGAAATTTGTATGCACTTCCTGGCACCACATCAACCTCTAGCAATACACAGCAGCTTCCTGCGGTGCTCCTAGTCAATTATATTATTTACAATTTGAGCAGAGGGAGGCTTAAAGTTCCGCTTTTGGAATTCCTGCATTCACGGAATTGCGAAGGTGGCATCTGCAAATGTGAGGAACATAAGTGGTTCCTCTCACATTATGATGATTGTGGCTCTGCTAACTGTAATATTTGTGGACCTGCTGTTAAGGAATGTTCTGCAAGGGGTATTAATATTGTGCAACCTGGATTAAGAAAACAAAGAATAGGTGTTGATAGGTTGACACATAGTAATGATTGTGGCAAGAGAGTCTGTGTTAACACTTCTGAAGACCTTATGAATCCTGCAAAATCTAGGAAGTTGGATTCCTCTCCTAGAAGTGATTCACCATGTGATGTTTCTGTATTAACTGAGGAGCCATTCAGTCCTTCAGGACCTTTGAACTTTGCGCAACCGTCTGTATCTCAAATGATGGCTACTATTGCTAACCCAGGGGCAAATGTGGAAATTACCACTAGTCACACTAATGATGCTCTAAGAATTAGTGAAGTTGACAACAGCCATCTGGACGACGTTCTGGGATCTGGTGATGCAACCCTTCCTTCTGAAGGCGTGTCTGCTGTCGTTCAACAGAAAGATGAAAGGGTTTCTAGTCATATTTATGATGCCGCAAGGCTTAGTCAAGAAGGCAATGGCACCCTGAAGGATACCTGGAGAAGCAACTCTGATGATGTTACCAAGTTTTCCGATGACCCATCTGCCGATGATTTCTGTCAGAAAAAGATTGAACCTGCAGTTAATGAGCTCAAAGTTGAGGTTCCTGATAGCCGCTGTGAATTGCCATCTGATTATGTTCCGACCTTTTGTGATGACAAGTCTATTGCTCCAAATGTAGATTTTACGCCGGGAAGGGATCCAGAAGAAATTCAACCTAGGATAAATCAGGAAGGTTTTCCACCAATACCTGGTTCCTGGACTGGGATGAAGTCAGAAAAACAGAAGGTGGATGGCATCAGTTTAATTGACTTTTTTACACCTGAGGAAATCAAACAACATATTTCTGGTCTCAGGCAGAAAGATGATCAG GGCATAATCAAGGAattagtgggaaatggagcaagctGTTCAGTTAGTGAGAATTTCTGTCAGCTGTGTGCCTTGCCTCAGCTTGCATTTTCACCAATGCCATTATATTGTTCATCCTGCGCTGGACGTATAAAGAAGAATGCAACATATTACTCCACAAATGACAAAACTTGTGATCCATTTTTCTTTTGTACCACATGTTATAACAAGTGTCACCGTGAATTTACATTTTATGGGTTGTCTTTTTCTAAGCCCAATCTCGAGACACTAAAGAATGATTCTCTTACTGTTGAATCG TGGGTTCAATGTGATAGATGTGAAGGATGGCAACACCAGATATGTGCCCTCTTTAATGACAAAAAAGACTTAGGAGGTAAATCAGAGTATCTTTGCCCAAGGTGCTATTTAGAAGACCTTGAATTTGGGGTGCATATGTCTTTGCCACGGTCTTCTTCTTTGGATGCAAGTAATCTTCCTCAAACTTTGCTCAGTGATCATCTTGAGCAACGACTCTTTGAAAGTCTTAAGGAAGAGAGGAAAAATAGGGCAAAGGCTGCAGGAAAAAATCCTGAAGAG GTTCCACATCCTGCTGATCTTGCTGTGAGGGTAGTATCATCTGTTAACAAGAGAGTGAAAGTGAAGCAGCAGTTTCTGGACATATTTCCTGAAAAGAGTTATCCTGCAGAATTTCCTTATAGATCAAAA gttattcttttatttcaaaggATTGAAGGTGTAGATGTCTGCCTTTTTGCCATGTATGTCCAAGAGTTTGGGTCGTCCTGTAGCCAGCCGAATCAAAGATGCGTTTATATTTCTTATCTTGATTCTGTCAAGTATTTTAGGCCTGACACAAAAACAGTGAAAGGAGAAGCTCTTCGGACTTTTGTTTATCATGAAATTTTG GTCGGATACCTTGATTATTGCAAGAAACGAGGCTTTGTCACCTGCTATATATGGGCCTGTCCACCAGTCAAGGGAGAAGACTATATTCTATACTGTCATCCAGAGACGCAAAAAACGCCCAGACCTGACAAGCTGCGGCAGTG GTATCAATCAATGCTAAAGAAAGCAACAGAAGAAAAGATTGTGGTGAATTTCTCAAATTTATATGAGAAGTTCATTGCACCTACTGAAGAATACAACACAAAAGTTACAGCAGCCAGGTTGCCTTACTTCGATGGTGATTATTGGTCTACCGTTGTTGAGGGTATGATTAAAAAGATCGACAAAAAAAGCAGAGGGAACCCTCAAGAACAGCTTAAAGGTTTTACAAAGCGGCGTCTCAAAGCTATGGGGCATACTAATCCTTCAGCTGATGATGCAAAAGACATCCTTCTGATGCAAGAG CTTGAACAAAGTATATCATCAGCAAAGGAAGACTTTATTATTGTGTACTTACAATTCGTCTGTACGCACTGCCATGAAATCATATCAGGGATAAGGTGGTTTTGTAATCAGTGCAAAAACTTCCAGCTATGTGGAAG ATGCCATGATGTGGCTAAGCAATCTGGACCAGCAGACACACACATGTCTAGTGCTGGTCAGAGACATGCTCTCTCTCAG GAGGTGGTGAATGATGTACCAGTTGATACTGAAGATAATGATGCCATTATGGACAATTGTTTCTTAGAGAACAGGCATGCTCTTTTGAGTTTCTGTCAAGGAAATCACTATCAGTTTGACTCTCTTCGTCGTGCAAAGCACTCCTCTATGATGATTCTGTATCATCTCCACCATCCAAATGGGTCTAACGCTGGGACTTCTTGCGGATTGTGCCTTAAGGATATAATAAGTGCTGATCCAAGATGGATGTGTGAGATATGCCCGGAGTTTAATGTTTGTAGCTCATGCTATGAGAAACGTGGTGCTTTTTGCCACAATCACACGTTGATGCATCATCCATCCACAGCAATTAGGAAAACTGAAGTTAAAATGGAAGAATTG GTCAAACAGCTGCTTGATGTTCTATTACATGCATCACGGTGTCAAACAACTACGAATCATCCTTGTTCTTATCCAAATTGTGTGATTCTGAGGAGACTCTTTTCCCATGCACATGCATGTAGTATTCGAGTTGCTGGTGGGTGTCGTCATTGTAAGAAGACCTGGTTTATTCTATTGATGCATTCTCGAAAGTGTAAAGATTCGAGTTGCGGTATCCCACGATGCAT GGAGTTGAAAAatcatgcaagaagaattgaattAGAAAGTGCGTCCAGATGTTTGCCGTCGGTCAGTGTTATAAACTGA